CAGGGAGTCCCTTCAACCCGTCACACACCGCGATCATCACCTCGACGATGCCTCGGTTCTTCACCTCCGAAAAGATCTGCAGCCAGAACCGGGCACCCTCAGCACCGTCACCAGCCCAGATCCCTGTGGATGTCGCGTTCCCCGTTCATCGTGACACCCATGACAACGTAGAACGGGGTGTTACGGACTTGACCGTCACAGACCTTCACGTGCGAATCGCGCCGGGCGAAGATCACCGGGTAGACAGGATCCAACGGCCGACTCGACCACTCGGCGAGCTCACCGACGATCTTCTCGGTGATCCGGCTGATGGTGTCCTTCGACACCCTCGCTCCGTACACCTCCTCGAAGTGGGCAGCGACTTCACCGGTGGTCAGCCCGCGGGCGGTCAACGACAACACGATCTGATCGATGCCGTCCAAACGTCGCTTCCGTTTCGGGACGATGATCGGCTCGAAGGAGCCGTCACGATCACGGAGAACCACCGGTCTCGACCGGCCCGATCTGGGTCAACACCGTCTTGACGCGGGTGCCGTTGCGCATGTTCGCCTCGATCGGCGTGCCACCGTGCTCGTGACCCAGATGCTCGGTCAACTCGGCGTTCAACGCCGCCTCCAGGACGTTCCTTGGTGAGCTGGTTCAACAACCCTCCCGGGCCGACCAGACTCACCCCCTGTCCCCTGGCCAGCGCCAGCAAACGCCCGGCCAGGTCCTTCTGATCGATGATCTCTCCGGTCACGGGATCGATCATCTCGTCTTCCATCATGTCGGTCATGTCAGCCACAGCCGTCTCCTCTCGGATCAGGCCGGACCTCACACACCGTTAATCAGACAGTCCCCTTGCCACTCGGTGCGTGAGCCCGGCCTTTGGGTGATCGCTTTTTCTGGCGGCCATGGTTCTATGGTTCGCGCTGGGCCTACACCACTGGCTATTCGCCATCTGCGCCGATGAGGACTTTGCCAGGGTGCTAGGGGGTCCGGGTCAAGATATTGAACCTACTCATCGTGGTGGTCGCTTCCGTGACCATCACTCTCTCAATGCGCACTGTGGGCTTGCTCCTGATCAGCGCGCTGATGGTGATCCCCGTGGCCACCTCCCAACAGCTGTTCACCGGTTTCCGGACAACCCTGCTGGGAGCCATGGGATTGGGGGTCGTGGCTGCGCTTGGCGGCACCGTCGGATCTTATTTCTGGGACACTGCCAGCGGAGCTACCAACGTCGTGTTCGCTATCGCTTTGCTGGGGATCGCCACCGCTGGAGCGCCCCTACTCCAGCGGTGGCGCTGGAACTCCCTGGGCCCGGTCGCAGACCGGGAAACCACCCACTACTCAGGACCTACCCGATAGCGACAGGATATTGGGAATCACAGCGATTCCGGTTCTCGTTCAGGTAGGGTTGCTCTCAATCTGGCATGACGGTCCTCCTAGCCAAGTGGTGGGAGGGAACTCACCGGCATGCATTGCACGGAGAATATTTATGACGAGCATTAGCACCCGCAACACATGGCAGCGCGCTGCTGTGCGGGCCTTACTGGCGAACACCGAGGAATTCCGCACCGCAGCCCAGATCCATTCAGAACTTCGCCAGGTAGGTGACAAGATCGGGCTCGCCACGGTGTACCGGGCTCTCCAGACCATGAGCGAATCCGGGGATCTCGATGTGCTGCGGACCCCCGACGGCGAAGCTGCCTACCGGATGTGCTCCAACACCCACCACCATCACCTAGTATGCCGCTCCTGCGGCATAGCGGTGGAGATCTCCGCCGATGCCGTCGAGTCGTGGGCAAGCCAGGTAGCGGGAGAACACGGTTTCACCGACGCGGGACACAACCTGGAGATCTTCGGCCTGTGCCGTAACTGCTCCCCCACCTGATCTTCCACAAGATCACGCCAACAGGGTCCAGCGGCTCTGTACCCACACACATCGCCCTGGCTCCAGGGGCATGCTCGGCCTGTGATCCGCTGTTCGTTCTCACACTGCAACCTCACCAGCTCCAGGCCCGGACACTGCCGAGTAGGTCTTTCACCAGGCCTCCTGGGCCCAGGACCAGCACAATTCGATGCCTGCGCCAGCAACCATGAGAAGTGAGATCTGGGAATCAGCCCATCCGGTGCTCGTGCCCCAGAGACTCACCAAGATGGGCTGGCCGGCCCTGGCTGCGGTCCCCCAGCCGGTCGATGGCGCCGCCAACCGGCACTGTGCACAGAATCGAGATGACGCTGGCGATCGCCACCAGAACACTGGCCAGCGCATCCGAGGCGCCGGCCTGCACCGCCCGCCAGCACCTGGACAGCTGCGATGGCCCCGATCCCCTCGGCGAACAACAGAGCAGGTACATACACCGGCCAGAGCAGACCTCGCAGTCCTGTGGTCAACTCGCTCCCAGGAAGGGGAGGGACCTGAGAGAACGGTCAAGGTGCCAGGTGGCATAGGCTGCCACCACACCATGGGCCCGGTTCCGCAAGGGTGGCCCGGCTTTGCGGATCACTTCCCATTGACCGGCCAGCAGAGCTCCGAGCAGGCTCAGCAGCTCAGGGCTCGCGGAGGCCGATGCAGGCGGTCTGCAGACAGGGCAGACTGCCCCACCAAGTTGAGGGGAGAACCAGCGCAGCTGTTCTGTAGTGCCGCAGCTCACACAGGCGTCCGTCATCGCCGCCCATCCGGCCGAGGCCAGGCCGCGGAGCAGGTAGGAGTCCACCACAGCTGCTAGCGGCAGTTCACCCCGGTCAAGGGCTAGGAGACCTCCCAGGAGCAGACGATACTGAGGCACAGACGGCACCCCATCTTCAGCGACCAAGCGGTCCGCTGCCTCCACCAGAACCTGGGCAGCACAGAAGCGTTCGTAGTCGGCGCCGAGCAACGGAGGATGCAATGATTCGGCCTGGGTGACCGTAACCAAGGTGCCACGGCCTTCGGCAAGCTGCACGTCCACATGCCCGAAGGGTTCCAGCCGGGAACCGAACTTGGAGCCGGTCCTGCGTATTCCTTTGGCGACGGCTCTCACCTTGCCGTGCTCGCGGGTGAACAGGCTGATGATCCGGTCAGCCTCTCCGAGTTTCCACGTCCGCAACACCACTGCTTCATCTCGGTAGGTGCGCACAGCGCAATGGTATCCGGATAGGCTTCGTCAATGGCCTATCGCGACCCCACACCTCATCCCTCCGGCGCACGTCCCCCCCGTGATCCCTGCGGCAAAACTGCCCAAACATGTGGCCATCGTGATGGATGGCAATGGCCGCTGGGCCAAGCAGCGGGGGCTGAAACGCACCGAGGGCCACGCACGCGGCGAGGCAGCTCTGCTGGACGTGATACATGGGGCACTGGAGCTAGGGGTCCCCTACCTGTCTGCCTACGCCTTCTCCACGGAGAACTGGAAACGTTCCCCGGATGAAGTCCGCTGGCTGATGGGTTTCAACCGCGATGTCATCCACCGCCGCCGCGACGAGCTGGATGCGATGGGGGTCAGGATCCGCTGGGCCGGACGCCGTCCAAGGCTCTGGGAGTCCGTAATCCGGGAGCTGGAGGAAGCGGAGAATCAGAGCCAGCGGAACACCAAGCTCACCCTCCAATTCTGCGTCAACTACGGAGGACGTGCTGAGATCGTGGACGCCGCACGTGAGGTCGCTGAGCTCGCGAAGGCAGGCAAGCTAGATCCCAGCCGGCTGACAGAGGATCGTTTCCGGCGTTTCCTTGATGAGCCAGAAATCCCGGACGTCGACCTGTTCCTGCGCTCTTCAGGCGAGCAACGGACCTCGAATTTCCTGCTCTGGCAGTCGGCCTACGCCGAGTTCATCTTCCTCGACCGCCTGTGGCCCGACTTCGATCGTCGTGACTTTTGGGACGCTGTGGAGCAGTATGTCACTCGGGAACGCCGCTTCGGTACCGCCTGAGCAGATCTCAGAACAGGACCGTGGAGAGGCGCCGCCGCGCCTTGAGCACCTCCGGGGAGGTACGCCCGGCAACATCGAAAAGCTCCAGCAGGCGAACCCTGATGACCTCTTTCTCCTCAGGGCTGGTCTCGACCGCCAGTCTCAGTAGCCGGTCGAAGGCCGCGGCGTATCCACCCTGGATGACCTCCAGGTCAGCGGCATCCAACTGGGCATTGACGTCGCTCGGGCGTTCGGCAGCAGCTTTGACTATGGCAGCGCCGTCGAAGGACGTGGAGCGTTCCAGGAGGGCCGCCTGGGCGCGCCCCGCAGTCGCCTCGGGATCATTCGGGCTGGCAGCCAGCAAGGCATCGAATTCAGCGATGGCCTGGGAGAAGTCACCCGCAGCCAGCGCGGCATCAGCCTTCTCGAAGCGTGGATCGGCGGCGGGCTCAGCTTCCCCGGGGGCAGCGGCAGCCGAGCCCACCGGCTGAGCACGACCAGTCATCCCGTTTGCCACAGCCAGCTGGGTTACCTGGTCGAGGACGGCTGAAATGTCCTTGCGGTCCCGGGTGCCCTGGAACAGGGGGGCGACCTGTCCCCCGATGATCGCCACGACCATTGGCACTGCAGTCACGCCGAGAGCCTGGGCCAGGCGTGGCTCGGCGTCCACATCCACTCGGGCCAGCAGGAATCGTCCCTCGGCGGCATTGACGAGCTCGGCGAGAACTGTGGAAACGGTGGCTCCGTTGGTGTCACGAGGCGAATGGAACTCCACGATGACGGGATACTGCATCGACTGGCCGACCAGCGCCTGGAAGCCGGCCTCGGTGACATCGGTGACGTAATTGCCTCCGGCGGTACCAGCAGCAGGCTGCGCGGCGGCGAGGCTGGACAGATCTACGGCACCGGGGCGTGTGAAGTTCGGATTCGTCATGCCAGTAATTTTTGCGGGCGGTGTCAATTCCCACAACTGGAAGTGGAAAGATGGGGGTATGGCACATGAGCGAGCTGGCCTGGTGGCCTTGGAATCTGATCTCATCGACGTCGATGCCGTCATCGCGGCCTATTACGACCTGACCCCCGATCCCAGCAATCCTGACCAGAGGGTGGTGTTCGGAACCTCGGGACATCGTGGTTCCAGCCTCGACACCGCCTTCAACGACCTCCATATAGCCGCAACAACGCAGGCCATCGTGGAGTACCGGGCCGCACAGGGAGTGCGTGGCCCCCTGTTCATCGGAAAGGACACCCACGCCCTGTCTCTGCCTGCGTGGCGTACCGCGCTTGAGGTGCTGGTGGCGAACGGTGTCCCCGTGTTCGCCGAGCAGGAGGATGAGTACACCCCGACCCCAGCGGTCTCACGCGCCATCATCCGGTACAACCGTGAGCATTCTGACCAGGTCGCTGACGGGATCGTCGTGACGCCTTCCCACAATCCGCCGCGTGACGGAGGATTCAAATACAACCCACCCACTGGCGGACCCGCCGACACTGGTGCGACGAAGTGGATCGCCGACCGTGCAAATGAGCTGATGGCGTCGCCCTCGGGCATTCGCCGCACGCCGTATGAGCAGGCCACGGCCAAGGTGACACGGTTTGACTACCGCACCCCTTATTGCACGGAGCTGACAAGCGCCCTGGACTTCGAAGCCATCGCGGCAGCCGGAGTCCGCATAGGAGCCGATCCCCTGGGCGGCGCCTCCGTCCAGTATTGGGAGTACCTGGCCGAGCACAGTCCCCTCGACCTGACCGTCGTCAACCCGACGGTGGATCCCACCTGGCGGTTCATGACCCTCGACACCGACGGCAAGATCCGGATGGACTGCTCCTCACCGAACTCGATGGCGTCGCTGGTGGCCAACCGCGACCGCTATGACATCGCGACGGGGAACGACGCCGACTCAGACCGCCATGGGATCGTCACCCCGGACGCCGGGCTGATGAACCCCAACGCCTTCCTGGCAGTCGCCATCGACTACCTGTTCTCGCACCGGCCAGGCTGGGCTGCCGCCGCGGGAGTCGGCAAGACCCTGGTATCCTCATCCATCATCGACAAAGTGGCTGCCCGCCTTGGACGCCGCCTGGTTGAGGTGCCCGTCGGATTCAAGTGGTTCGTGCCAGGGCTCACCGACGGATCACTCGGTTTCGGTGGTGAGGAATCCGCTGGAGCGAGTTTCCTCGATCTTGAGGGGCGCACTTGGACCACCGACAAGGACGGTATCCTGCTGGCCCTGCTGGCCAGTGAGATCCTGGCGGTGACAGGCCGTTCCCCCAGCCAGCACTACGCCAACATGGAGTCGGATTTCGGCACCTCCTACTACGCCCGCGTTGATGCGGAGGCCAGCAGGGAACAGAAAGCTAGGCTCGCAGCGCTGTCCCCCGATGACGTCACAGCACATGAACTGGCTGGCCAACCGATCACCGCTGTCCTCACCCAGGCCCCTGGGAATGGGGCTGCCGTCGGGGGGATAAAGGTGACTACTGATTCGGGCTGGTTCGCGGCACGTCCCTCGGGCACGGAGGACAAGTACAAGATCTATGCAGAGTCACTGCGCGATCCAGGCCATCTGGCACAGATCCAGCAGGAGGCCCGGCAGGTGGTCGACGCCGCCCTCCAGAGCTGACACGCGCTTTCCCGAACGCGGCCGGCCGGGCTCATACCCCGTCGGCCGCGTCCTCGTCCTCCATCACCATCTTCTTGCGGAGGCCGGAGCGCTGGATAACCCTCTGGATCGTGAGGTCACGATCCGCAGGGCGGGCGACATAGCGGATGTCGCGTAGCCCCTGGGCCTGGGCTGCCGACTCAAAGACCAGATGTCCGTAGTCGAAGACCTTCCCGAGCACTGGTTGTTCCAGGGAGATGTCGAGGATCCGGGTCATCGGCATCGTCGCCAGATGAGTGTTGAACACCCCATGGATACGGAAAACTCGCATGTTGGTGATGACGAACCGGTCCATGTGTGCGACGTGGGCCTTCCAGAACCCGAGGCCCAGCAAGTAAAGCCCCACCAGCATGGGGACCCAGAAAAAACCGCGCACCGCCGTCATGAAAACGAAGGCGGGGATGCTGAGACACATCACGCCGATCCACGGCAGGGAAACCACCCAGTGCTTGCGCACTTCATCGATGACCCTCTCATCCTCCTCCACCAGCAGGTGACGCTGGATATCGGGTTCGAGGAGACGGGCAATCAGGCCCATGACCGGCTTAACCGGCGAGGCGGGAGAAGAAACGAGCGATCGACTCGAAGGCCCCGAAGAATGTCCTGATAGCCTCCGCAGCCGCTTCGGGACGGGTGAACAGGTAGAAGACCACGAAGGCGATGCCGAGCACAAGCAGAACCTTCTTGATCCAGCCAACCATGATGTCTCCAAGTCTCAAGGGGGAAGGGACTCAAATGAGCACTTACCAGTGTGCATGAACCCTGGGCATCAGCTAAATCCGACGCGCCGCCGTCCAAACTCGTAGTGTCGCACTCGGTGCTCCCCCGCCGCTGTCACGCCGCGCCGCCGGACCGGATGAAACTTTTGTCCCCACCCCGCCGGTCAAGCCAGAAAGCCGGGTGTAACAATGGCGGGCATGGAGAACCAAGATCTGTTCATCTGCATCGATCACGTCGGCCTGGCGGTCCGGGACCTTGATGAGGCCATCAAGTTCCACACCGAGGTCTTCGGTTGGCGAGAGCTGCACCGGGAGATCAATGAGGAGCAGGGCGTCGCCGAGGCCATGATCGGCACCGGGACTCAGGGAGAAGAGAACGCCAAGATCCAGCTCCTGGCCCCCCTCAACGAGAACTCCACTATCGCCAAGTGGCTTGACCGCAACGGCGGCCCTGGCATCCAGCAGCTCGCCTATCGCGTCCATGACCTGGACCATGTGAGTGCCGTCTTGCGGGAACGTGGCCTCAGGCTGCTGTTCCCAGAAGCCAAGCGCGGCACCGCTGATTCCCGCATCAACTTTGTTCACCCGAAGGACGCCGGCGGGGTCCTTCTTGAGCTGGTGGAGCCTGCAAAGAGCGCCTCTCACTGAGATCGATGCGATACGCCGGTGGACGCGCCTGAGCTCCACCGGCACCAATACCTTCACTCCAAGGTAGGCTCAGTACCGATCGTGCCAAGCCAGGAGACAACAATGACCGATGTTCGTACCGAGATCGAGGAGGAAACCGGCCTCAACCTCTTCGAGGACAAGGCCAGCGCCGTCGGGGGATTCCCCCATGCCATGCTCGGCTATGACAAACAGGCGGTGGATTCCTACATCCAGGATCTTGAGCAGCGGATGCTTGAGATGAAGGTCCAGCTGCGAGAGCAGCGCCGGGAGACGAGCTTCGCCCGCTCGCAAGTCGGGACCACGGATTTTTCCAAGTTGGGAGCCCATGCCCGTGCTCTGCTGGAGGCAGCAGAGGCTCAGGCGGCAGAGCTGGTGCGGTTGGCCGAGGCCGAGTCCGACCGGCTACGGCAGGAAGCCCGGCTGTCGGCAGCTGCCTCTCGCGAGGCTGCGCAGCAGGAGGCCGACGACGTCCGGCTGTCCGGGCTCGCCAGCCTCCGCAAGCTCCGGCAGGAGCAGGCAGAGGCTGGGCAGGCAGTGCTCGAAGCTGCCCGGCGCGATGCAAACCTGGTACGCGCCGACGCGGAGGCCCAGTCAAAATCCCTGCTGGAGGAAACGGCGCAGCGTATCAACGCACAGCTGGAGGCTGCCCGTCTCGATGCCGCACGGACGCGCCAGGAGGCGGAGCGCGACGCCACTGCCGCTCGCCTGGCAACGGAAAAATCCACTGCCACCGCCCTGTCCAAGCAGGCAGAGGCCGTCAGGAAGACAGAGGAGAATGTCACGGCTCAGCTCACCGAGGCCCGGGCGCGCTCTGACGCTGCCTCAAAGCAGATCGAGGAGGCCCGGTCAGAGGCGATCAAGATCCGTGAGTCAGCGGTGGAGGAAGCCGAGCAGATCCGGCTGACCGCCACCCGTGAGGCTGAGGCCACGCTGTCTGCCATGCGGGATGAGGTGCACCAGAAGCAGGAGCAACTCGAGGAACAGGTCGCCTGGCGCAAGGAACAGCTCGAGCGGGAGGTGGCTGCCCTGATGGCGCGCCGGACTTCCATCATCGCATCTATGCAGAACCTGCGTGCCATGGCTGAGGAGGCTGTGCCTGACATGGAGCTGACCGAGATCATTAGCGCTGACGAGGTGACGTCCCCGCAGCCGAGGGATCACAAGCAGGCAAAGTGACGGTCTCGGGCCCCGAGGCAGAAGATGATCTTCCTTCCCAGGCATCGGAGGGATTCCCCGGATCGGCTGCCACTTCACCGGCCGCTCCCGGGGAACCGGACAGCCTAGTCCCCAAAACTGGTTCAGCTGTCCCCCGGTCGCAAGGGGGTTTCCAGCCCCGTGGACTGCGCGGTTTACTGCACCGGTTCCGCCGCGCCTTCAGCGGAATGTTCGGCAATGCCCGCCAGGGGGCGAAACAACTGCTGACCCCCACCCCGGAGGAGCCGGTGAAGCCGGTTCCCCCGGTGGTCGTGCAAAATGAGGCCAAGCTGCTGAACCATTCACCGTTCTCCATCGGCTTCTTCGGGGCACTGGGTGTGCTCGTAGCGATCGGCTTGATTGTCGCGGCTTTGCAGGTCCAGAACATCTTGGTGCTGGTGGTGCTCTCTCTGTT
The sequence above is drawn from the Arachnia rubra genome and encodes:
- a CDS encoding metal ABC transporter permease, with the protein product MTITLSMRTVGLLLISALMVIPVATSQQLFTGFRTTLLGAMGLGVVAALGGTVGSYFWDTASGATNVVFAIALLGIATAGAPLLQRWRWNSLGPVADRETTHYSGPTR
- a CDS encoding Fur family transcriptional regulator: MTSISTRNTWQRAAVRALLANTEEFRTAAQIHSELRQVGDKIGLATVYRALQTMSESGDLDVLRTPDGEAAYRMCSNTHHHHLVCRSCGIAVEISADAVESWASQVAGEHGFTDAGHNLEIFGLCRNCSPT
- the recO gene encoding DNA repair protein RecO; this encodes MRTYRDEAVVLRTWKLGEADRIISLFTREHGKVRAVAKGIRRTGSKFGSRLEPFGHVDVQLAEGRGTLVTVTQAESLHPPLLGADYERFCAAQVLVEAADRLVAEDGVPSVPQYRLLLGGLLALDRGELPLAAVVDSYLLRGLASAGWAAMTDACVSCGTTEQLRWFSPQLGGAVCPVCRPPASASASPELLSLLGALLAGQWEVIRKAGPPLRNRAHGVVAAYATWHLDRSLRSLPFLGAS
- a CDS encoding isoprenyl transferase; amino-acid sequence: MDGNGRWAKQRGLKRTEGHARGEAALLDVIHGALELGVPYLSAYAFSTENWKRSPDEVRWLMGFNRDVIHRRRDELDAMGVRIRWAGRRPRLWESVIRELEEAENQSQRNTKLTLQFCVNYGGRAEIVDAAREVAELAKAGKLDPSRLTEDRFRRFLDEPEIPDVDLFLRSSGEQRTSNFLLWQSAYAEFIFLDRLWPDFDRRDFWDAVEQYVTRERRFGTA
- a CDS encoding tetratricopeptide repeat protein; protein product: MTNPNFTRPGAVDLSSLAAAQPAAGTAGGNYVTDVTEAGFQALVGQSMQYPVIVEFHSPRDTNGATVSTVLAELVNAAEGRFLLARVDVDAEPRLAQALGVTAVPMVVAIIGGQVAPLFQGTRDRKDISAVLDQVTQLAVANGMTGRAQPVGSAAAAPGEAEPAADPRFEKADAALAAGDFSQAIAEFDALLAASPNDPEATAGRAQAALLERSTSFDGAAIVKAAAERPSDVNAQLDAADLEVIQGGYAAAFDRLLRLAVETSPEEKEVIRVRLLELFDVAGRTSPEVLKARRRLSTVLF
- the pgm gene encoding phosphoglucomutase (alpha-D-glucose-1,6-bisphosphate-dependent); its protein translation is MAHERAGLVALESDLIDVDAVIAAYYDLTPDPSNPDQRVVFGTSGHRGSSLDTAFNDLHIAATTQAIVEYRAAQGVRGPLFIGKDTHALSLPAWRTALEVLVANGVPVFAEQEDEYTPTPAVSRAIIRYNREHSDQVADGIVVTPSHNPPRDGGFKYNPPTGGPADTGATKWIADRANELMASPSGIRRTPYEQATAKVTRFDYRTPYCTELTSALDFEAIAAAGVRIGADPLGGASVQYWEYLAEHSPLDLTVVNPTVDPTWRFMTLDTDGKIRMDCSSPNSMASLVANRDRYDIATGNDADSDRHGIVTPDAGLMNPNAFLAVAIDYLFSHRPGWAAAAGVGKTLVSSSIIDKVAARLGRRLVEVPVGFKWFVPGLTDGSLGFGGEESAGASFLDLEGRTWTTDKDGILLALLASEILAVTGRSPSQHYANMESDFGTSYYARVDAEASREQKARLAALSPDDVTAHELAGQPITAVLTQAPGNGAAVGGIKVTTDSGWFAARPSGTEDKYKIYAESLRDPGHLAQIQQEARQVVDAALQS
- a CDS encoding PH domain-containing protein, translating into MGLIARLLEPDIQRHLLVEEDERVIDEVRKHWVVSLPWIGVMCLSIPAFVFMTAVRGFFWVPMLVGLYLLGLGFWKAHVAHMDRFVITNMRVFRIHGVFNTHLATMPMTRILDISLEQPVLGKVFDYGHLVFESAAQAQGLRDIRYVARPADRDLTIQRVIQRSGLRKKMVMEDEDAADGV
- the mce gene encoding methylmalonyl-CoA epimerase, which gives rise to MAGMENQDLFICIDHVGLAVRDLDEAIKFHTEVFGWRELHREINEEQGVAEAMIGTGTQGEENAKIQLLAPLNENSTIAKWLDRNGGPGIQQLAYRVHDLDHVSAVLRERGLRLLFPEAKRGTADSRINFVHPKDAGGVLLELVEPAKSASH
- a CDS encoding coiled-coil domain-containing protein → MTDVRTEIEEETGLNLFEDKASAVGGFPHAMLGYDKQAVDSYIQDLEQRMLEMKVQLREQRRETSFARSQVGTTDFSKLGAHARALLEAAEAQAAELVRLAEAESDRLRQEARLSAAASREAAQQEADDVRLSGLASLRKLRQEQAEAGQAVLEAARRDANLVRADAEAQSKSLLEETAQRINAQLEAARLDAARTRQEAERDATAARLATEKSTATALSKQAEAVRKTEENVTAQLTEARARSDAASKQIEEARSEAIKIRESAVEEAEQIRLTATREAEATLSAMRDEVHQKQEQLEEQVAWRKEQLEREVAALMARRTSIIASMQNLRAMAEEAVPDMELTEIISADEVTSPQPRDHKQAK